A single region of the Streptomyces caelestis genome encodes:
- a CDS encoding iron-containing alcohol dehydrogenase family protein → MPVLTRLIPSPLVVDIRPGALDDLACVLADERISHSGRLAVAVSGGSGAKLRERISPGMPGATWYEVGGGTLDDAVRLASDIKAGHYDAVVGLGGGKIIDCAKFAAARVGLPLVAVPTNLAHDGLCSPVATLDNDAGRGSYGVPNPIAVVIDLDVIREAPVRFVRAGIGDAVSNISAIADWELANRVKGERIDGLAAAMARQAGEAVLRHPGGIGDNDFLQVLAEALVLSGIAMSVSGDSRPSSGACHEINHAFDLLFPKRAAAHGEQCGLGAAFAMWLRGAHEQSVYMAEVLRRHGLPVLPDEIGFTTDEFVKAVEFAPETRPGRYTILEHLDLNTEQIKDTYADYVKAIGS, encoded by the coding sequence ATGCCAGTACTGACCCGGCTCATCCCCTCGCCGCTGGTCGTGGACATCCGCCCGGGTGCCCTCGACGACCTGGCGTGCGTCCTCGCCGACGAGCGCATCTCGCACTCCGGCCGCCTCGCCGTCGCGGTCAGCGGCGGCTCCGGCGCCAAGCTGCGCGAGCGCATCTCGCCCGGCATGCCCGGCGCCACCTGGTACGAGGTCGGCGGCGGCACCCTCGACGACGCGGTCCGGCTGGCGAGCGACATAAAGGCCGGCCACTACGACGCGGTCGTCGGCCTCGGCGGCGGCAAGATCATCGACTGCGCCAAGTTCGCCGCGGCACGCGTCGGCCTGCCCCTGGTCGCCGTGCCCACGAACCTGGCGCACGACGGCCTGTGCTCGCCGGTCGCCACCCTCGACAACGACGCGGGCCGCGGCTCCTACGGTGTGCCGAACCCGATCGCGGTCGTCATCGACCTGGACGTCATCCGTGAGGCCCCGGTCCGCTTCGTCCGCGCCGGCATCGGCGACGCCGTCTCCAACATCTCCGCCATCGCGGACTGGGAGCTGGCCAACCGCGTCAAGGGCGAGCGGATCGACGGACTCGCCGCGGCCATGGCCCGCCAGGCCGGCGAGGCCGTACTGCGGCACCCGGGCGGCATCGGGGACAACGACTTCCTCCAGGTGCTCGCCGAGGCGCTGGTCCTCAGCGGCATCGCCATGTCGGTGTCCGGGGACTCGCGGCCGTCCTCCGGGGCGTGCCACGAGATCAACCACGCCTTCGACCTGCTGTTCCCCAAGCGGGCCGCAGCCCACGGCGAGCAGTGCGGTCTCGGCGCGGCCTTCGCGATGTGGCTGCGCGGGGCGCACGAACAGTCGGTGTACATGGCCGAGGTGCTGCGCCGGCACGGGCTGCCCGTGCTGCCGGACGAGATCGGCTTCACGACGGACGAGTTCGTCAAGGCCGTCGAGTTCGCCCCGGAGACCCGGCCCGGCCGCTACACCATCCTCGAACACCTCGACTTGAACACCGAACAGATCAAGGACACCTACGCCGACTATGTCAAGGCCATCGGTAGCTGA
- a CDS encoding CDP-alcohol phosphatidyltransferase family protein, producing the protein MSRPSVAELRPVVHPAGVKDRRSGEHWMGRLYMREVSLRVDRYLVNTRVTPNQLTYLMTVFGVLAAPALLVPGIPGAVLGVVCVQMYLLLDCVDGEIARWKKQYSLNGVYLDRVGAYLTDAAVLVGFGLRAADLWGSGRIDWLWAFLGTLAALGAILIKAETDLVGVARHQAGKPPVKEAAAEMRSSGMALARKAAAALKFHRLILGIEASLLILVLAIVDQARGDLFFSRLGVAVLAGIALVQTLLHLVSILASSRLK; encoded by the coding sequence ATGTCAAGGCCATCGGTAGCTGAACTCCGCCCCGTCGTTCACCCCGCGGGGGTGAAGGACCGGCGCAGCGGTGAGCACTGGATGGGACGCCTCTACATGCGTGAGGTGTCCCTGCGGGTCGACCGTTACCTGGTCAACACCAGGGTCACGCCCAACCAGCTCACCTACCTGATGACCGTCTTCGGTGTGCTCGCGGCCCCGGCACTGCTCGTGCCGGGGATCCCGGGCGCCGTGCTCGGCGTGGTGTGCGTCCAGATGTACCTCCTGCTGGACTGCGTCGACGGCGAGATCGCGCGCTGGAAGAAGCAGTACTCCCTCAACGGCGTCTACCTGGACCGCGTCGGCGCCTACCTCACCGACGCCGCGGTGCTCGTCGGCTTCGGCCTGCGCGCCGCCGACCTGTGGGGCAGCGGCCGGATCGACTGGCTGTGGGCCTTCCTCGGCACCCTGGCCGCCCTCGGCGCCATCCTGATCAAGGCCGAGACCGACCTCGTCGGCGTCGCCCGCCACCAGGCCGGGAAGCCGCCGGTCAAGGAGGCCGCCGCCGAGATGCGCTCCTCCGGCATGGCGCTGGCCCGCAAGGCCGCCGCCGCCCTGAAGTTCCACCGCCTCATCCTCGGCATCGAGGCGTCGCTGTTGATCCTGGTCCTGGCGATCGTCGACCAGGCCCGCGGCGACCTGTTCTTCTCCCGGCTCGGCGTGGCGGTGCTGGCCGGGATCGCGCTGGTGCAGACGCTGCTGCACCTCGTGTCCATCCTCGCCTCCAGCAGGCTGAAGTGA
- a CDS encoding glycosyltransferase family 2 protein encodes MKVGAVIITMGNRPDELRALLDSVAKQDGDPVEVVVVGNGSPVPDVPEGVRTIELPENLGIPGGRNVGIEAFGPAGRDVDILLFLDDDGLLAGHDTAELCRKAFEADPKLGIISFRIADPDTGVTQRRHVPRLRASDPMRSSRVTTFLGGANAVRTRVFADVGGLPDEFFYAHEETDLAWRALDAGWMIDYRSDMVLYHPTTAPSRHAVYHRMVARNRVWLARRNLPALLVPVYLGVWLLLTLVRRPSRSALRAWFGGFREGWTTPCGPRRPMKWRTVWRLTRLGRPPVI; translated from the coding sequence ATGAAGGTCGGCGCCGTCATCATCACCATGGGCAACCGCCCCGACGAACTGCGCGCCCTGCTCGACTCGGTCGCCAAGCAGGACGGCGACCCGGTCGAGGTGGTCGTCGTCGGCAACGGCTCGCCCGTACCGGACGTCCCCGAGGGCGTCCGCACGATCGAGCTGCCCGAGAACCTCGGCATCCCCGGCGGCCGCAACGTCGGCATCGAGGCCTTCGGCCCCGCCGGCCGGGACGTCGACATCCTGTTGTTCCTCGACGACGACGGCCTGCTGGCCGGCCACGACACCGCCGAGCTGTGCCGCAAGGCCTTCGAGGCCGACCCGAAGCTCGGCATCATCAGCTTCCGCATAGCCGACCCCGACACCGGCGTCACCCAGCGCCGGCACGTCCCCCGGCTGCGCGCCTCCGACCCGATGCGCTCCTCCCGGGTCACCACCTTCCTCGGCGGCGCCAACGCCGTCCGCACCCGGGTCTTCGCCGACGTCGGCGGACTCCCGGACGAGTTCTTCTACGCCCACGAGGAAACCGACCTCGCATGGCGGGCCCTCGACGCGGGCTGGATGATCGACTACCGGTCCGACATGGTGCTGTACCACCCGACGACCGCTCCCTCGCGGCACGCGGTCTACCACCGCATGGTCGCCCGCAACCGCGTCTGGCTCGCCCGCCGCAACCTCCCCGCGCTCCTCGTCCCCGTCTACCTCGGCGTGTGGCTGCTGCTCACCCTCGTACGCCGTCCCTCCCGCTCCGCCCTGCGGGCCTGGTTCGGCGGATTCCGCGAGGGCTGGACCACCCCGTGCGGGCCACGCCGTCCGATGAAGTGGCGTACGGTGTGGCGGCTGACCCGGCTGGGCCGGCCCCCCGTCATCTGA
- a CDS encoding ABC transporter permease, with translation MSETTHDATVAVSAPAAPDEGLAARELAAKYGLSVSGARPSLIEYVRQLWDRRHFILAFSRAKLTAQYSQAKLGQLWQVATPLLNAAVYFFIFGLLLEADRGMSREVYIPFLVTGVFVFTFTQSSVMAGVRAISGNLGLVRALHFPRASLPISFALQQLQQLLFSMIVLFAVTVGFGHYPDLSWLLIVPVLVLQFCFNTGLALIMARAGAKTPDLAQLMPFVMRTWMYASGVMFSIPIFLQDKPDWIANVLQWNPAAIYMDLMRFALIDDYSSKFLPDHVWAAAGGWAVLFALGGFVYFWKAEERYGRG, from the coding sequence GTGAGTGAGACAACGCACGACGCCACGGTCGCGGTGAGCGCGCCCGCGGCGCCCGACGAGGGACTCGCGGCGAGGGAGCTCGCCGCCAAGTACGGGCTGAGCGTGAGCGGCGCCCGGCCGTCCCTCATCGAGTACGTCCGTCAGCTCTGGGACCGGCGGCACTTCATCCTCGCCTTCTCCCGCGCGAAGCTGACCGCCCAGTACAGCCAGGCCAAGCTCGGCCAGCTGTGGCAGGTGGCCACACCGCTGCTGAACGCGGCCGTGTACTTCTTCATCTTCGGCCTGCTCCTGGAGGCCGACCGGGGCATGTCCCGCGAGGTGTACATCCCGTTCCTGGTCACGGGCGTGTTCGTGTTCACCTTCACGCAGAGCTCGGTGATGGCGGGCGTGCGCGCGATCTCCGGCAATCTCGGCCTGGTCCGCGCCCTGCACTTCCCGCGCGCCTCGCTGCCGATCTCCTTCGCGCTCCAGCAGCTCCAGCAGCTGCTGTTCTCGATGATCGTGCTGTTCGCCGTCACGGTCGGCTTCGGCCACTACCCGGACCTGTCCTGGCTGCTGATCGTGCCGGTGCTCGTCCTGCAGTTCTGCTTCAACACCGGCCTCGCGCTGATCATGGCCCGGGCGGGCGCCAAGACCCCGGACCTCGCGCAGCTGATGCCGTTCGTGATGCGGACGTGGATGTACGCGTCGGGGGTGATGTTCTCCATCCCGATTTTCCTCCAGGACAAGCCGGACTGGATCGCGAACGTCCTCCAGTGGAACCCGGCGGCGATCTACATGGACCTGATGCGCTTCGCCCTCATCGACGACTACAGCTCCAAGTTCCTCCCCGACCACGTGTGGGCGGCTGCGGGCGGCTGGGCCGTGCTGTTCGCCCTGGGCGGCTTCGTGTACTTCTGGAAGGCGGAGGAGAGGTACGGCCGTGGCTGA
- a CDS encoding ABC transporter ATP-binding protein, protein MQDERIPTVIADDLHIVYRVNGAKTGKGSATAALSRILKRGSGDAARGVRKVHAVRGVSFVAYRGEAIGLIGSNGSGKSTLLRAIAGLLPAEQGKVYTDGQPSLLGVNAALMNDLTGERNVILGGLAMGMSREEIKERYQDIVDFSGINEKGDFITLPMRTYSSGMAARLRFSIAAAKDHDVLMIDEALATGDRKFQKRSEDRIRELRKEAGTVFLVSHNNKSIRDTCNRVLWLERGELRMDGPTDEVLKEYEKFTGK, encoded by the coding sequence ATGCAGGACGAACGGATCCCCACCGTCATCGCGGACGACCTGCACATCGTCTACCGCGTCAACGGCGCCAAGACCGGCAAGGGCAGCGCCACCGCCGCGCTCAGCCGCATCCTGAAGCGGGGCTCCGGCGACGCGGCCCGGGGCGTGCGCAAGGTGCACGCCGTACGAGGCGTCTCCTTCGTGGCGTACCGCGGCGAGGCCATCGGACTGATCGGCTCCAACGGCTCCGGCAAGTCGACGCTGCTGCGCGCCATCGCCGGTCTGCTCCCCGCTGAGCAGGGCAAGGTCTACACCGACGGCCAGCCCTCGCTGCTCGGCGTCAACGCGGCCCTGATGAACGACCTCACCGGCGAACGGAACGTCATATTGGGCGGGCTCGCCATGGGCATGTCCCGGGAGGAGATCAAGGAGCGCTACCAGGACATCGTCGACTTCTCCGGCATCAACGAGAAGGGCGACTTCATCACCCTGCCCATGCGCACCTACTCCTCCGGCATGGCGGCCCGCCTCCGCTTCTCCATCGCCGCGGCCAAGGACCACGACGTCCTGATGATCGACGAGGCCCTGGCCACCGGCGACCGCAAGTTCCAGAAGCGCTCCGAGGACCGCATCCGGGAGCTGCGCAAGGAAGCCGGCACCGTGTTTCTGGTCAGTCACAACAACAAGTCGATCCGCGACACCTGCAACCGCGTCCTGTGGCTGGAACGCGGGGAGCTGCGGATGGACGGCCCGACCGACGAGGTGCTCAAGGAGTACGAGAAGTTCACCGGCAAGTAG
- the hpnC gene encoding squalene synthase HpnC, which produces MTGTGTARALDPERGTLDKAAGENFPVAPFFLPRAWRTDLMAVYGFARLVDDIGDGDLAPGGADARLLGVSPQEAEDRLVLLDAFEADLRRVFDATPRHPLLRRLQPTVRLRSLTPEPFLGLIAANRQDQLVGRYETYDDLLAYCELSANPVGRLVLAVTGTSTPERIRRSDMICTALQIVEHLQDVAEDLGRDRVYLPAADMKRFHVQEADLATESAGASVRALIAYEAQRALDLLNEGAPLVGSVHGRLKLLLAGFVAGGRAAVRAIAAADYDVLPGPPKPGKVRLLREVGVTLRGEG; this is translated from the coding sequence GTGACGGGAACCGGCACGGCGCGCGCCCTCGATCCGGAGCGCGGCACGCTCGACAAGGCCGCGGGTGAGAACTTCCCCGTGGCCCCGTTCTTCCTGCCCCGGGCCTGGCGCACCGACCTCATGGCCGTCTACGGCTTCGCCCGTCTCGTCGACGACATCGGCGACGGCGACCTGGCCCCCGGCGGCGCCGACGCCCGACTGCTCGGCGTGTCCCCGCAGGAGGCCGAGGACCGGCTGGTCCTGCTGGACGCCTTCGAGGCCGATCTGCGCAGGGTCTTCGACGCGACCCCGCGTCATCCGCTGCTGCGCCGCCTCCAGCCGACCGTGCGCCTCCGCTCCCTGACCCCCGAGCCGTTCCTCGGCCTGATCGCCGCCAACCGCCAGGACCAGCTGGTCGGCCGCTACGAGACCTACGACGACCTCCTCGCCTACTGCGAGCTCTCCGCCAACCCCGTCGGCCGTCTCGTCCTCGCCGTCACCGGCACCTCGACACCCGAGCGGATCCGCCGCTCCGACATGATCTGCACGGCCCTCCAGATCGTCGAGCACCTCCAGGACGTGGCCGAGGACCTCGGCCGCGACCGCGTCTACCTGCCCGCCGCCGACATGAAACGCTTCCACGTCCAGGAGGCGGACCTCGCCACGGAATCCGCCGGAGCGTCGGTCCGTGCGTTGATTGCGTACGAAGCGCAAAGGGCCCTGGATCTCCTTAATGAAGGCGCGCCCCTGGTGGGTAGCGTCCACGGCAGGTTGAAGCTGCTGCTCGCAGGATTCGTGGCGGGGGGAAGGGCGGCCGTCCGCGCGATCGCCGCCGCCGACTACGACGTACTTCCCGGCCCGCCCAAGCCCGGCAAGGTCCGGTTGCTGCGTGAGGTGGGCGTGACTCTGCGAGGAGAGGGGTGA
- the hpnD gene encoding presqualene diphosphate synthase HpnD: MIRTVESEPHASSPVLAAYSYCETVTGRQARNFAYGIRLLPTPQRRAMSALYAFSRRVDDIGDGALADDVKVARLEETRTLLTRIREGEVAEDDTDPVAVALTHAAGHFPIPLGGLDELIDGVLMDVRGETYETWDDLKVYCRCVAGAIGRLSLGVFGTEPGARGVERAPEYADTLGLALQLTNILRDVREDAVDGRTYLPADDLAKFGCSAGFSGPRPPEGSDFAGLVHFEVRRARTLFAEGYRLLPMLDRRSGACVAAMAGIYRRLLDRIERDPEAVLRGRVSLPGREKAYVAVRGLSGLDARHVTRRAVRRRA, from the coding sequence GTGATCCGGACCGTGGAGTCGGAACCACACGCGTCCTCACCGGTACTCGCCGCCTACAGCTACTGCGAGACCGTCACCGGGCGGCAGGCCCGCAACTTCGCCTACGGCATCCGGCTGCTGCCGACGCCCCAGCGCCGTGCGATGTCGGCGCTGTACGCGTTCTCGCGACGGGTCGACGACATCGGCGACGGCGCGCTCGCCGACGACGTCAAGGTGGCCAGGCTGGAGGAGACCCGGACGCTGCTCACCCGGATCCGCGAGGGCGAGGTGGCGGAGGACGACACCGACCCGGTCGCCGTCGCCCTCACGCACGCCGCCGGGCACTTCCCGATCCCGCTCGGCGGCCTGGACGAGCTCATCGACGGCGTCCTGATGGACGTACGCGGCGAGACCTACGAGACCTGGGACGACCTGAAGGTCTACTGCCGCTGTGTGGCGGGGGCCATCGGGCGTCTCTCGCTCGGTGTGTTCGGCACGGAACCGGGGGCGCGCGGTGTCGAGCGCGCGCCCGAGTATGCCGACACGCTCGGTCTGGCGCTCCAGCTCACCAACATCCTCAGAGACGTCCGCGAGGACGCCGTGGACGGGCGCACCTATCTGCCCGCCGATGACCTCGCCAAGTTCGGCTGCTCGGCCGGCTTCAGCGGGCCGCGGCCACCGGAGGGCTCCGACTTCGCAGGCCTCGTGCACTTCGAAGTGCGACGGGCCCGCACTCTTTTCGCCGAGGGTTACCGGCTGCTCCCCATGCTCGACCGGCGCAGCGGCGCCTGTGTCGCCGCCATGGCCGGCATCTACCGCCGCCTCCTCGACCGCATCGAACGCGACCCGGAGGCGGTGCTGCGCGGCCGCGTCTCCCTGCCCGGCCGGGAGAAGGCCTATGTCGCCGTGCGCGGCCTGTCCGGCCTCGACGCCCGCCATGTGACCCGACGGGCCGTCAGGAGGCGCGCGTGA
- a CDS encoding DUF6380 family protein — translation MPRDPWARHEAEPVLSVVRRRGRVAVVGAGSGDSARVARVVGRGRDSSLGHAVGDKRWATLRRGTASLTEMAGRAPFEQCGRRAGEGAR, via the coding sequence ATGCCGCGCGACCCGTGGGCCCGCCATGAGGCCGAGCCGGTGCTCTCCGTGGTTCGTCGACGGGGTCGGGTCGCGGTTGTTGGCGCCGGGTCGGGTGATTCTGCCCGTGTGGCTCGGGTGGTTGGGCGCGGGCGCGACAGCTCTCTCGGTCATGCCGTCGGAGACAAGCGGTGGGCAACCCTCCGGCGTGGGACGGCGTCCCTGACGGAGATGGCCGGTCGCGCACCGTTCGAGCAGTGCGGCCGCCGCGCAGGGGAGGGTGCACGATGA
- the hpnE gene encoding hydroxysqualene dehydroxylase HpnE, with protein MTHGTGPRGPVADGRHTVVVGGGLAGVTTALALADAGVRVTLLEGRPRLGGLAFSFQRGELTVDNGQHVYLRCCTAYRWFLDRIEGAALAPLQDRLDVPVLDVTRPAGRRLGRLRRDALPVPLHLGRSLAAYPHLSLADRAKVGRAALALKGLDLADPALDTEDFGSWLAAHGQSKRAVEALWDLVGVATLNAVAGDASLGLAAMVFKTGLLSDPGAADIGWARVPLGDLHDRLARKALDSAGVRTEVRTRVTSVSHDGNGGWSVQVPGETLQADAVVLAVPQREAHDLLPAGALDAPERLLEIGTAPILNVHVVYDRKVLARPFFTALGTPVQWVFDRTEASGLRTGQYLAVSQSAAQDEIDEPVAVLRERYLPELERLLPLARGADVKDFFVTRERTATFAPTPGVGRLRPGARTKASGLYLAGAWTATGWPATMESAVRSGVGAADAVLGALGRPRPRHLFEFEEAA; from the coding sequence ATGACCCACGGCACGGGACCACGGGGACCGGTCGCGGACGGGCGGCACACCGTCGTGGTGGGCGGCGGGCTCGCAGGCGTCACCACCGCGCTCGCGCTCGCCGACGCCGGCGTGCGCGTCACCCTGCTGGAGGGCAGGCCGAGACTCGGCGGCCTGGCCTTCTCCTTCCAGCGCGGCGAGCTGACCGTCGACAACGGGCAGCATGTGTACCTGCGCTGCTGCACCGCCTATCGCTGGTTCCTCGACCGCATCGAGGGCGCGGCGCTCGCTCCGCTCCAGGACCGGCTCGACGTGCCCGTCCTGGACGTCACGCGGCCCGCGGGGCGGCGGCTCGGCAGGCTGCGGCGCGACGCGCTGCCCGTGCCCCTGCACCTGGGCCGCAGCCTCGCCGCGTACCCGCACCTGTCGCTCGCCGACCGCGCCAAGGTGGGCCGGGCCGCGCTCGCGCTCAAGGGGCTCGACCTCGCCGATCCGGCCCTGGACACCGAGGACTTCGGCAGCTGGCTGGCCGCGCACGGCCAGTCGAAGCGCGCCGTCGAGGCCCTGTGGGACCTGGTCGGGGTCGCCACCCTCAACGCGGTCGCGGGCGACGCCTCCCTGGGGCTCGCCGCGATGGTGTTCAAGACCGGTCTGCTGTCCGACCCGGGCGCGGCCGACATCGGCTGGGCTCGCGTCCCGCTCGGCGACCTGCACGACCGGCTGGCCCGCAAGGCGCTCGACTCCGCGGGCGTCCGCACCGAGGTCCGTACCCGCGTCACTTCTGTCTCCCACGACGGGAACGGGGGGTGGAGCGTTCAGGTGCCCGGCGAGACGCTCCAGGCCGACGCCGTCGTGCTCGCCGTACCGCAGCGCGAGGCGCACGACCTGCTGCCCGCGGGTGCCCTCGACGCGCCCGAGCGGCTCCTGGAGATCGGCACCGCGCCCATCCTCAACGTCCATGTGGTGTACGACCGCAAGGTGCTCGCCCGGCCCTTCTTCACCGCCCTCGGCACCCCGGTGCAGTGGGTCTTCGACCGGACCGAGGCGTCCGGGCTGCGCACGGGGCAGTACCTCGCCGTGTCCCAGTCGGCGGCCCAGGACGAGATCGACGAGCCCGTGGCCGTGCTGCGCGAGCGGTACCTGCCCGAACTGGAGCGGCTGCTGCCCCTGGCCCGCGGCGCCGACGTGAAGGACTTCTTCGTCACCCGGGAGCGCACCGCGACGTTCGCTCCCACTCCCGGCGTCGGGCGCCTCAGGCCCGGCGCCCGCACCAAGGCATCCGGCCTCTACCTGGCCGGAGCGTGGACCGCCACCGGGTGGCCCGCGACCATGGAGAGTGCGGTCCGCAGTGGAGTCGGTGCGGCGGACGCCGTACTGGGCGCCCTGGGCCGGCCCCGCCCCCGCCACCTCTTCGAGTTCGAGGAGGCGGCGTGA
- a CDS encoding polyprenyl synthetase family protein, whose protein sequence is MPPASKAARETAVDVTALLERGRTLAAPVLRAAIDRLAPPMDTVAAYHFGWIDAQGRPAEGDGGKAVRPALAVLSAEVMSAAPETGVPGAVAVELVHNFSLLHDDLMDGDEQRRHRDTVWKVHGPAQAILVGDALFALANEVLLELGTVEAGRATRRLTTATRALIDGQAQDISYEHRDRVSVEECLEMEGNKTGALLACASSIGAVLGGADDRTADSLEKYGYHLGLAFQAVDDLLGIWGDPVSTGKQTWSDLRQRKKSLPVVAALAAGGSASERLGEILAADAKSSDFENFSEEEFAARAALIEEAGGREWTADEARRQHTIAIEALDAVDMPDRVREQFTALADFVVVRKR, encoded by the coding sequence GTGCCCCCGGCCTCGAAGGCCGCTCGAGAGACCGCGGTGGACGTGACCGCGCTTCTGGAGCGCGGCCGGACCCTGGCCGCTCCGGTACTGCGGGCGGCCATCGACCGCCTGGCACCTCCCATGGACACTGTTGCCGCCTACCACTTCGGATGGATCGACGCCCAGGGCCGGCCCGCGGAGGGGGACGGCGGCAAGGCCGTGCGCCCCGCCCTCGCGGTGCTGTCCGCCGAGGTCATGTCAGCCGCCCCCGAGACCGGCGTCCCCGGCGCCGTCGCCGTGGAACTCGTCCACAACTTCTCCCTCCTCCACGACGACCTGATGGACGGCGACGAGCAGCGCCGCCACCGCGACACCGTCTGGAAGGTGCACGGCCCCGCCCAGGCCATCCTGGTCGGCGATGCCCTGTTCGCCCTCGCCAACGAGGTGCTCCTCGAACTCGGCACCGTCGAGGCCGGCCGCGCCACCCGCCGTCTGACCACCGCCACCCGCGCCCTGATCGACGGCCAGGCCCAGGACATCTCCTACGAGCACCGCGACCGCGTCAGCGTCGAGGAGTGCCTGGAGATGGAGGGCAACAAGACCGGCGCCCTGCTGGCCTGCGCCAGCTCCATCGGTGCCGTCCTCGGCGGCGCCGACGACCGCACCGCCGACTCACTGGAGAAGTACGGCTACCACCTGGGCCTCGCCTTCCAGGCCGTCGACGACCTCCTCGGCATCTGGGGCGACCCGGTCTCCACCGGCAAGCAGACCTGGAGCGACCTGCGCCAGCGCAAGAAGTCGCTGCCGGTCGTGGCCGCGCTCGCGGCGGGCGGCTCCGCCTCCGAGCGGCTCGGCGAGATCCTCGCCGCCGACGCCAAGAGCAGCGACTTCGAGAACTTCTCCGAGGAGGAGTTCGCGGCCCGCGCCGCCCTCATCGAGGAGGCGGGCGGCCGCGAGTGGACCGCCGACGAGGCACGCCGTCAGCACACCATCGCCATCGAAGCCCTCGACGCCGTCGACATGCCCGACCGGGTGCGGGAGCAGTTCACGGCGCTCGCGGACTTCGTCGTCGTACGAAAGAGATGA